The following nucleotide sequence is from Cucumis melo cultivar AY chromosome 1, USDA_Cmelo_AY_1.0, whole genome shotgun sequence.
AGATCAACTACTTTGGATTCATCATGAGGAATAGAAGAAGTTTTGGGATTTAATATTGTTGGAACAACAGGAATATCCTTTATTGATGAAAGTGCCTGAAATTCTCGTAATTGAGGTGTAATGCTCATAATCCGACTTGCATGCCATTTACTACGTTCAATTAGGTTCTTTCTGGCTTGATGTAATCGAGAAGAACCACTCAATAAATAGAACCTAATTATGAGCagattcatttttcttttattatctCTCTCGCGCCTATCCACCTGAAAAAACAAACAGGTAAATTTAGAATCTTTGTTAACATTGAAGGGGAGGAAGGAGGTCAACAAAAAGATGCAGATATTCCAACAATGATGGCAGAGTTCAGTTTCTCTATATTCTATCAAGGATCATTCAAGCAGTTCTTCGAACGAATCTTACTTTCCAGCTTCTAGAAATCAACTATAATGCATACACAATACTTTAGATTATACCCTAACAAATATTTAGGGTTGAGTAGTGGCAGCAGACCTACAATAAGCCCAAGGGAGGTTCAAGCTCCCTCAAGTTGGAAGAGTTATATATTTAAGTTTTAATAAAAGTGTCCTAACCGTGTCCATgttctaaatttttaaaagatgACATGATGCCAAGTCGGTGTTATATCATATCTGTGTCTATGCATTCTTAGATTGTGAGAATAAAGAAGACTCTGGAAGTAAGTGAGGCTACAGTCTGATTGATGAGCTGGATTTGAATAAATTGGGTAAGATCAATCTGTTTTCAGAAAAGGAGATTGTAATACAATATGGGCCTTGGGCTGTGTTGTCTTCTTTTTCAAAACCTAAAAAATCCAACTTGGCATCCTACCCATGCGAGGAAACTAATCTCGCAGCCACTACGTTCTGTATTTCACCTATGCCACAGTCACTTTCACTGGGTAAACTCACATCACTATGCTATCCTAGTTGTCCGCTACCGACGGCTGCAAATACCACTGTCTTCCTCAATTTTTCACATGTGCCACCACATACCCTGGCTAATGTACTGGACCAGATGGGCCTTATATTTAAGAATgctaaatttcaaattctaacAGGGTAAATGCTAATACAAGAAACACTAAAATGCTACAAAATACAAGTAACACTAAGATGCTATATCACATACTATCATTATTCTCTCcactttaataaataaaaagaattccGTGTGTCACACACTACCTTTCCAACCATATGTGCACCCTGCGGAGATTTTTGAGGAGGCTCTTTAGTTAGCAAAATGAGGTCATTTTCGGCAAAGTTTTTAGAAGCCACTGAGTTGTTGTCATCATAGGCAAAACGAACAAGATGAAACTCATCAACTCTCTCCACCGATAGTACAGAAATCTTGCCCAAATACATCTCATCCCAAGAAGATATCTCAACAAAAGAATTGCGTAACTGAGCTTTAAACTCCTCCAAAATCAACGGCCGAAAaatctctacatactgttccgGTGATTGAAAACATACAGGAACCTCTTGTAAATGTTTAACCATATGACTCTTATCTTCACTCGCTGATGTCAAACCAATCATGGCAAAGTAATCTAATTCCAATATAGATCTATACCAGTCGTCAAGCCTTGGTGGTTTAAATCTTTTTGCACCGATCATCTGCCTTTTTAAATGGACAGCTCTATTCTCATCAGGTGTTTTAAGTTGGATGACTCGTCGCTTGGGAACAATGGTGATtggttttaaaatatttgttttctgGTTTCTGGCAGAATTGAGTTCAATTTCCAGCGGATCATCAGCAGCATCTGACACTACTTGTTTCAAAACAGCACAATCTGCTACAGAAACTGCAGTTTCACAAGATTGATTTTTGCTTTTGGAACCAGTTGCTTTATTAGATAGGACCTTCAAATTAATTCTACCATTTTGAGCAACATTTTTACTTAGAATGCATTCAGAGTCCATTTCTTTAGGTTTGGCATCCACATCCTTAGATTTCAAGAAAGATGACATTGCTGGGCTGGCTTTTGAATTGCCAGAGGCACGCTCTTTGAGTGCAAAAGTAGAGCTACATTGATCATTTATTTCTTGGTCTCTATCCACTGCGTATTTTGAAGGCTCAACAACCAAAATCTTACTTTTTCCAAAATCACCTCGGGTATCATTTTCATTACTGGGAGCTATACCTACATCAGATTCAGATAGAAAGGCTCTCATCGGAGAAACATGCGGTTTTGATTCATCGTCTGAAAGGACAATCAATTCACCAAAATTTTCCTTCTTAGCCTCCGAACTGTTGACCAACATCGGCACATCTACATCCTCTACACCAGGAGACTCAAATGTTGTGGTGGAAAGCTTGCGGCCAGATGGGAAGTCTTCAAGCACTAAAGCGTCCGTTTGCAAATTGGTCTTGACAATATTGTGTTTTTCGCTCTTGGATAATAAAATCGTTAGGTGAGCTACCTTCTCAGTTAACTCATCCGTCGCAGCAGCATCtgaagaaaaattaaacaaaagtGTACTTAAAAAATTAGTGACAGTATTGGGTGGTAATTATGATAAATGATATTAAACATCATTTCTgtgtgagaaaaaaaaaaggagtttCTAGAAAAAACCTTCGCCTAATGATATAAGGTGTTCGATAGCCCTAATTGTTGATGTAGCAGAAAGACAACATGATCCCTTAATGAAGTTCAGCAATGAAATTATAGCACGTCTCCAGTAAGTGACAACAACCTTAAGAGATGACTTTCCCCAATCCATTAGATCATGAAGCCAATTGAAACCACATGCATCTTTCACTTCCATCTTGGTACCAGAGAGTTCAACTAATGATGGGTTAAAGCGTTCAAAAACAATGGGGATGATCTCAAGTAAGCGGACACAAGTCATCTGTAAACAAAGAAAGTATCATGATAATATAAATTTGCAATCAGTAAATAAGTCTGTCAGTCTATGGTAAGTAAAATATTAAGATAAGATCTTTCCAACATGAGGAAGTTTGTAAAGAGGTCAGTAGAATTTATCGAATCCATTTCCTCATCCATGAAACTGAGAGGAAAAAGATTGGATGTTTGATAcaatttttcctctttttctctttttctctttttctctttttactttccttttctttttatttttctccctctctctttcttgttctttcttcttctcttcttttttctcttcagATTTGAAGTATGTTCCAATGAGTCTTGAGGATGGGTTAATTTCCAGAATTATTCAAAATTTAGAGTCACTTGACACTAAGAATTCTGTAGTCTTTTTTTCACTCTTCCAAGAGTTCATTTCCATGAGCATTCTGGCTTCTTTTCATTTATCAATCAAATTTTTGCATCTTGTCTTGATGATTTAGGAAAATAATCGTTTCTTAAATAGTCTCTTGAAATTATCACTTTAAGAGAGCACTAATCTAAACTCATCTTTGCAATTGGcaatttattcttttatcaAATAGAGCTGGAATTGATTCGTCATAAAAGGTTCTTTGCATAATAGAATATCTTCAAAGGAAGTTAGAGATTCTTCTCAAGAAAAACAAGAGCTCAATGATGCTTACTATGTCCTTTCTGAGAAGTACAACGTAGAAGCTATAGCAGCAGATTTGGAAGGCCCTCCATAGTTTTCTCAAGTTTCTCTAGTTGGTAGCAAAAGCCAATAATAGTCATTGTCGATAGGGTGTGTTTAGTTAGTAGGTATAGAAATAGTTTTGTTCATGGCGTTCTCCAAATGGGTGTATTTGctgtttcaaaattttcttatttGCTCCTCCTGTATCCCTTGAACTTTTAATTATTTCCCTTACATCAATGAGAGATTGTTTCTTGTTTTAAATAATGTTCTATTTATCCATCCACTTTGCAGTTAAGCTTTTTCACGCATGAATGGGCTCAGAATCAAGTAATCTAGTTTGTGCATTGTTTGTTTAACGTTCTTGGCAAGTTAATACTTGTGTACTTCTTCACTCCAGCAAATGAaaatttctgtttttttttttggtgaattgtttcttttaattttatcaGATCTACAGAAAAATTAACCAGTTAATTTTTTATAAGCAAACAAGCCTCTTATTCCCAAAGGCATtccttaaaaaataaaaaaataataaaaacaagtagaaaaagaagaagaatagaaaACAACCAAGACATTTGGCTTTGAAGGAGGTATGAAGCTCATAATTTTACAGGCTACAAATAAAATGAACAGATAACCAGTTACGTCTTGAAGCATATAAAATGGACATACTTGACAATAACTGTAATCGAGAAAGCCCTTGCCTTCAACCAATAGCCTCAAAATAGAAGGCCACGCTGCATTAGATAGTAAACAACTGAACTGTTGGAGTAATTTAGAATTAACTTTTGAAGATTGTTTGCCGAAGTTCAGCATTGATGCATCAAAAACTGGTTGTCTAAGAAATCCGCCTTGGGAAGAGGTATTTGTGACATCCGTATGATTGGATAAATTTTCTGGCAAAGCTGAATGAAGTGAATCACCTTCTACTAGCTTACGAAGTATGAAGAACAAATGATGCAGATTCTGAAATTTCACGAGGATAGAATCCATTTGAACCTGGACAATACGAGCGAAATTGTATATCAACAATCACAAATAGGAAGGAAAAAAGGCCACCACCATCACGTTCACAGTTTAATCGTGAATCTGTAATCAACCCAAAAAGCCAAATCCAGTATATATTACTGGTGCAGTTCAATTATGTTAAAACTTAAAACATTTTGGGGTTTAATGCCTAAATCACATATGAAATTCTTTTGGCATGCTGATGATAGGACTATCAGTAATCAACAATTATTTAGCTATGACCAAACAAACAGAAGAAAAATTATCAAATAGTttcataataataaaaaaaaaacgacaaCATATACTGGTAGCAGAAAATGAAGGACAAATTAATAGAAAACACTATTATATCGAAAAGCTCAAAACTTTTGTTCAAGCCCCAGAGGATGAGCTTTTAGTTTCTGATGAAAATTATGGGGAAGCCCTCGTAAACTTGTTTCAAAGGAATGAATAGTGAAAGGATGAATCTGTACCCCTTTCTCCTTTTATCTCCTGCTGAAACGGTGTAGTACCAAAACTCTAAAGTTGAACCAAATGAATCGATCTTCAAAATGAGAGAGGATCTTATTTATAGAGGGAATTAGATACAAGATGTTTACCTAACATAACAACTAACAGTTAGTTAAACCCTAAGCTTTCAGCTAGCTTTTACAAAAGAGCCTTTTTGGGGCCTTCCGCcatgaaatttcaaaaaatttgaAGAGTTCtcaattcaaaatatttaaaaaggtTGGCATGCCTTCATTGTTcctttaaaattttggtttctttttaGTTGTCTTCGTTTGTTTAGCGCTTATCTTGCATCTATGTATTTTTGTATCCTTGTATCTATTGAATAGTAGTCTCTTTTCGTTTCCTTAACGAAAAGATACGTGTcctttaaaaataataacaataataataatatttaaataaaaaatccaATAAAGAGCTCTCCATGAATCTTGGCTTTTGACACTAAATCCCATCTAACCAAGTGATTATTCTTTCTGATAGGGAAACAATGGAGGTAGTGGCCCTTCTTTCCTTACGTGAGAGTCTCCCCTTTAGATTCGGGAGAAGAGATGTCTTGGAGCCACAGTTTGAAGCCACAATCCTTTAGAGGGCTCTCATGCAAATCCTTCTTTCAATGTTTAGTGGATCTCTCCCCCTTAGGCGGTTCGATTTTTTCAATGCTCTGGAGGATTAAGGTCCATAGAACAGTGACTTTACTTAGTAGGTTCTTCACGGTCATGTTAGCACGTTGGACAAGCTTGTCAAGAAGCTAACCTCACTGGTTGGTcctttttgttgtattttttgtCAGAAGGCAGAGGAAGATTTAGACCGTATTCTCTGCGTTGTGGCTTAGTGGGTGGTTTCTAGGATTCTCTTTTCCAAACATTTGGTTTCGCAAGTGTTTATCACAGAGATATCTGGCCTTCGATCGAAGAGCTCTTCCACAATCCACCGTTTGAAGAGAAAGGTTGTTTTCGGTGTTTGGCTAGTGTCTGCACGATTCTTTGGGTTTTATAAAGTGAACGAAATTGCTTTAAGAACCTCACCAGTTTCTTCTTCGAATATAGGGTGAATGGAATAGCAGAGTGTTTAGGGGGGTTGAAAGGGATTCTAGGGAGTTATAGTCCCTTGTCATTTTCATGTTTCCCAATGAGCTTTGATTTCCAAGGATTTTTGTAATTACTATATAGGCAGGGTATTGTATAGCTAAAGTCTCTTCTTGTAAAGGGAGTCCCCTTTTGTGGGCTTAGTTTTCTATAGGCCCatctattctttcattttttttaaagaaaaaacgtACTTTTCATTCATGAAAGTTGTTGTTctcataaaaaagaaaaaaaaggtgatTTATCTTGCTTCCATATGTCCTCGAAAATACTGTGCATCATCCCATAATGAAAAGTGTCTTTGTTTTCTATATCCTTGTATTATTGAACATTAGTCTCTTTTCACCATTCCCTTAAAAAACGTGTTGATTTTCCCCCAAGAAAAAAAGTATGGCATTGTTGAAGTGTTGATCTAATTGAATTTACCAAACTCATAAGCTTAACCTCTTGGGTCCATCAATGATTTGACATGGTATCAAAGCAAAAAGTCATGTGTTCAAGCTCCTACAATGTTATTTCCTCTCCAATTTGTATTAACTTCCACTTATTGGATCTTCTACAAATTTAAAGTCCACAAatgtggagtgttagagtattcaTATAAAACTAAATTTACCTTCATCGTCAACTTAAGCTTTTGCGTCATCACCAGAAGCTTTTGTGTCATAAGTACACATGCATGTTGAAGATATAATACTAACAAATTTGGCAAAATTTGAACAACGAATTTGGATACATAACTAATAAGAAACTCCGACGACATATGTAGATGCAAATATAACTATCAACGAGAAAGAATACAATaagatttaaattaaataatacaaATGAATAATAACCTAGCTCAGATTAGAATTTTGATTACCAGTTTCAGAGCATGTCTCATTCCCAAAAAGACGGCAGATAATGAGTGCTCAGAAGAACAAAGAAATTCCAATCCACAAGACAGGCCCTTTGTGTTTGAAATTTGTTCCAAGATATGCTTTCCAAACTGCCTTACTTTctgaattgaaaaaatatattcatatACGTGCATTTTTGGATAACAATAAAAATGAGAAGGAAAAGGATAAAACAAAAGACtgaaaatcatttaaaaaaggaaacaaacgAAGAAGATATTGTATTACATCACTAGAATCAAAAAGCGAAAGGATCAGACTTTCCCCCATTCTTGGCTCCCAAGTCCACTGCTTCCTCAGCTCTCCTTGCCCCAAGAGAACTAAGAAATGAGCAGTCAACCTGAAAGAGGCATAGACTGAAGTGAACCAAGTATCATAGAGCCTGTCACCAACTAGATAAAGCACAATGTACTAAAAGCTTAGCAGCATAAAAATAATTCTGAAAGGTAATTCTCAACAGCTCAAATAAATTGTACGTGAAGATGAATTGCAAAAACCTTgtaaatgtttttattaaaggAAGGGACATCGTGCACACTTTTAGTGAGTTTTTTGGCTCTTTCCCATCCCCACCATCATCAGAACCAGTTGGCACCTTCCATCCCAGTGAACTGGAGATTTCAAAAGAAGACGACGATATCCAAGTTCTCAGTGGAAGTTCAGATTCAGCAGTGGTTTCAGATTCTACCATAGAAAAACGTGATCGAGCCCAGAAGATGGCTTTCGAAAAAGATATTGGCAGAACCAAGGGATCAATATCAACCAGAACATCAATCCATAACATAGGTACGCACATCCACTGTTTAAATTCTGTTGAAATTATACTGCTCTGCAGACTGAATTCACCCCAACAATTATCATCCATTTCATTGGGAGCAAAAATAAGTGTGTTTTCTTCTTCAGCAATGACGAAGCTATAATTCACGTTACTTTTATTGGAGAGAGGTACTATACAACTATCCAGCATTGAATGAATCAATGCAGCAGCATCTGATACTATAATAGATTGTATAAGCTCAAATGCAGGTTGCCTCAGTGAGCTGTGTAGAGAAGAATCCTTCAGTGATGACACAAGAGCAGGGCCCCTggtcaataaaaaaaatgacaacATGAGCAACAAAATCTAATAGTGACGTGAAGAATGAAATTTACATTAGACTAAATAGTGATCTAACAAATCTGTAATCATGTAATTTCTTTGTCCTCGGCTATTCAATTCAGTAACCACAAAGTGGCAAGTATTTATAACTTGTTAGAAGCCACTCACATATGTAGCAAAACGTTATAACAACTATCAATTAATTTCCCTACTAATTATAGGATCTTCAACGCTGACCAGGACTTGAAACTTGTACACTTCAGGTGCCTCTTCATAATTTTTCCAAACTAAGCACTGTGTTCGCAACCTTACACACATCACTCAGATTTTCAAAGATCAGATTCAGATTATTTAAGAAAGTAAATTAGGAAAGGAATCAAGTGAGTGGACATGCATACACACATACAAAAGAACTAAACAGTTAATTCAGGTCATGAGTGTCTATTTGTTTTTTTAGGAAGGATAAGAAACTTTTGGTcaagaaatgaaaagaaactAATGCTCGAGGATACAAGGAATAACGAAAAGAACTAAAAAAAGAAGCATAGGCAACAACACAGAGACATAAAGCACactaaaaggaaacaaaaataaaacagTACTTAAGAGTGATGAGTGTTTATTTCCGGACCAATTCTCAATCTTCAAGTAATGATCACCTATGGTTTTCCATTTACCattgttagtgatatataattaaattttccttCAACCACTAGCTTAAGTTTTTGGTGAATTAATAGTTTAATATGGTCAGAGTAGGTGGTCTAGGAAGGTCCTATGTTCCCCTGCATCGTCATTTCCTccccaattaaaattgattcCCACTTATTGggtctttcaaatatttcaagcccacgagtgagggggagtgttagtgatatataattaaatttgccttcaaccactaGTTTAAGCATTTGGAtgaattggtggtttaataACCATCGATATGCAACCAACTCTTTCACCGATTTCCACCAAAGCTTTTTCTCTCACAAAGGGATTTATACTAATGCTGACtccaaaataattttcaaaatattgacAAAGATCACCTCCAAGAGCTTTTGTTAAGGTTTTGATCTCGTTGTTCGGTCAAATAATGGTTGATAGAACCTGGTTTTTGGTTTCTTCAAAATTCAAGTTGTCCTAGAAGAAGTCTCATTTCATGTCAAGTCACTCACTTTATGTGTTATTTTGGTCTTGTTTTGGTTTTCTCTTCTTGTTCCGGGAAGCTTTTGATAGCTTTATGTTTAGTATCCTCTTTTGTaatttgagcattagtctcattTTATCACCCTAGAGACTTATGAAATCCTCATTGACTTACacaatctcaaattcttttctaACCCATACAAAGGAATCATGAGAATTTCTTTTACTACCTAGTACCTACAccacttttaaaaaaaaagaaatgataaaaagaaactaatgttgaactttgaagatacaaatatataaaaataagaCGAAAAACCCTTTTACAACAAAGCGTAAGATCTATGCAGAAACTAAAACAATCCTCTTAAAACAAAAGAGGACAGAACTCAAGCAATCTCTTTACTAAAAAACCAAGGATGAGACTAATCTTGAAAGGCTCAAAGAAATATTCTAAAACAAAACTCCGCAAGGTAATTTACAACTCCACGAGATCAAAACAACTAAGGATAAGCTTCTAAGATTACAGTTGATCTTAATCGAGATATCAAACACCCAATGGAAGTGAAAAATGGGCAACCAACACCGAACAACACTGCACTCAATAAAAAAGGCGATGAAGGTCTTCAAAATAACCACGAAAAGCGACACAAGCATAAAGATGGAAGCTTCCTCTGCAAAGATGAGTAAAAGCAAAACCTATAGCCTCCAAAATATGTTTCGATCTGACAACTAACAAAGGTTTTTTCAAAATAGGTTAAGGTTCAATCTTCCTCAGGTGAAGCTTGGTATGAGTTCCTGCTCGAAGTCGATTTTTGcgtaaatgaaccataactagATATCTGACTTCAAATACTTGACAGCGTCTGAGTTGATCTGCCTTCTACCTGTAATTGTCACGGGTTTTCTCCAGaggatcatttacttttttgcAACACGTTTAGACATCTCTATGTTCCAAATAGTCAACCATTGAAAATTCTCTCCATTCCTATTTCCAATCGTACATCCAAACTAACTTCATGGTCCCATCATTGTGCCTGTAGTTGTTCATTTCCCATTTTCTTCCTATCTTCATACATCTTCCTCCGCCTTGCATGCAGAAACTTAAGTGTGGGCTTATCACCCAAATGCATAAATTTACATGGAGTTTCTTTCTAAAAGAAGGGAATCCATGCATCAGATAGTTCAGAGTGAATGgtagaaaaaaatatgtagTACACATTTTAAATCGAAGTCTAGGCTAACTCACCACATGTGTGCACACTCGAAAGGAGGGCATGGCGGATTCATCTTATATCCTCGGTGAACAATTTGAAGAGCTATCTGAAAATAAAGTCTACCAATAAATTTACATGCACAAATACATATTACACATGCATACAACCAGAAAACAGTACATACATTAAATTTGCGCGTGCAatacaattcttaattgttgaaTAATGAAATTAGTATGACCATCCATGGGGTAGAAAAAACAACCTGACAAGCCTTTTGCCTGGTTAAGACACTAAAATTACTGCTAACTGGCACTTgatgaagaaggaaataaaggAAATGCGTACGTTGCTTTTCATGTTCCCCATCTTGCAAAGCCTCGAGAGACTGAAGACATACCACATTTAAGTTCAGTACTGAGAATAAACCgaattaaaaaaaggaaaaacaatatATCAGCAGCAacaaaaagtaaataataagTCAAAGGCCCCAAATACTTGCCCGCAAAAACGGCAGAAAAAGATCAAAAATGTCTTTATGGCTTTTCTCATTTCGAGTGTGGAAGCACTGACCCAATAAAGTGTTACGCATCACACTAGGAGATAATGTAGATCTCAACCAAAGCTCACAGCCTTCAAAGGacatttattaagaaaaaaaaactgtcaAAACCTGTACCATTTACTGAAAACTCACACACACATGAAAACGGCAGAATGTGGCTCACTGACCAAGCATCTCAAAGAGTAGTCTTAAGCATGTAACTGCATGAGCAAATTCAAGTGAGTCGCTACTTATATGATTAAGTACGATGTCAAGAAAAATGGGATAACGCTCCAATATCCCTTCCTCAAATGCAGGAGGCTCCAAGAATCCAAGCCTTCAGAAAAAACATAGTATATGAGAAGCAAAAGAGAGAAAGATATCATAATTATATCAAAGGTTTAGCAACCACTTCCTACAATGACTTAATC
It contains:
- the LOC103500612 gene encoding uncharacterized protein LOC103500612 isoform X1; this translates as MTSMASTKTQLLARWRAIEEEDETGHGTHMQPHRFQQLKEEWFADAFTYLISLPQESHIWCGSWDIMGPLLETFYNYFKDESHDSPLRRLWKRISMEMNQCIQCVCQHHQAKDMYSSEYELSSIGPLLDVLRRLDEERVTQYLRNINHRISQGEYDAAQDNSEVVSVVYEVLMFPVLLDDQSLFTEFGKFIESVDDIHELALDGQQQFPGAYALFFFNRRVRSVGHRLAASMGKLRMATDLEPLQPLLKKFITFLETEALPSTSLMPRPRVQLDRLSVWLGIKSLLGFLEPPAFEEGILERYPIFLDIVLNHISSDSLEFAHAVTCLRLLFEMLGCELWLRSTLSPSVMRNTLLGQCFHTRNEKSHKDIFDLFLPFLRSLEALQDGEHEKQRTHFLYFLLHQVPVSSNFSVLTRQKACQIALQIVHRGYKMNPPCPPFECAHMWGPALVSSLKDSSLHSSLRQPAFELIQSIIVSDAAALIHSMLDSCIVPLSNKSNVNYSFVIAEEENTLIFAPNEMDDNCWGEFSLQSSIISTEFKQWMCVPMLWIDVLVDIDPLVLPISFSKAIFWARSRFSMVESETTAESELPLRTWISSSSFEISSSLGWKVPTGSDDGGDGKEPKNSLKVCTMSLPLIKTFTRLTAHFLVLLGQGELRKQWTWEPRMGESLILSLFDSSDKVRQFGKHILEQISNTKGLSCGLEFLCSSEHSLSAVFLGMRHALKLVQMDSILVKFQNLHHLFFILRKLVEGDSLHSALPENLSNHTDVTNTSSQGGFLRQPVFDASMLNFGKQSSKVNSKLLQQFSCLLSNAAWPSILRLLVEGKGFLDYSYCQMTCVRLLEIIPIVFERFNPSLVELSGTKMEVKDACGFNWLHDLMDWGKSSLKVVVTYWRRAIISLLNFIKGSCCLSATSTIRAIEHLISLGEDAAATDELTEKVAHLTILLSKSEKHNIVKTNLQTDALVLEDFPSGRKLSTTTFESPGVEDVDVPMLVNSSEAKKENFGELIVLSDDESKPHVSPMRAFLSESDVGIAPSNENDTRGDFGKSKILVVEPSKYAVDRDQEINDQCSSTFALKERASGNSKASPAMSSFLKSKDVDAKPKEMDSECILSKNVAQNGRINLKVLSNKATGSKSKNQSCETAVSVADCAVLKQVVSDAADDPLEIELNSARNQKTNILKPITIVPKRRVIQLKTPDENRAVHLKRQMIGAKRFKPPRLDDWYRSILELDYFAMIGLTSASEDKSHMVKHLQEVPVCFQSPEQYVEIFRPLILEEFKAQLRNSFVEISSWDEMYLGKISVLSVERVDEFHLVRFAYDDNNSVASKNFAENDLILLTKEPPQKSPQGAHMVGKVDRRERDNKRKMNLLIIRFYLLSGSSRLHQARKNLIERSKWHASRIMSITPQLREFQALSSIKDIPVVPTILNPKTSSIPHDESKVVDLSKLSRPLQQILKSSFNVSQLQAIDVSIGSRNMKNDLELSLVQGPPGTGKTRTILAIVSALLASASQKTNLAASSLNRSLKQDNSRPKISEAVAVARAWQNAALAKQLNEDKQRNSISIDCTMKRRVLICAQSNAAVDELVSRISNLGLYDGDGKMYKPYLVRVGNAKTVHPNSLPFYIDSLVDQRLAEERMNSNDAKNDLGTNSSMELRSNLEKLVDRIRYYEVKCANLRDENPDLKSSVENHAGDDEKEMSLKELQSKLRKLYEQKKQIYKDISIAQAFEKKSNEEVKALKHKLRKSILREAEIVVSTLSGCGGDLYAVCAESILSCKFGSSSENTLFDAVVIDEAAQALEPATLIPLQLLKSSAIRCIMVGDPKQLPATVLSNVASKFLYECSMFERLQRAGHPVVMLTRQYRMHPEICHFPSQHFYDGKLLNGDGMSGKNALFHETKGLGPYVFFDIVDGKELRSKSGGAFSLYNEHEADAAVELVKFFKESHPTEFNRVRIGIITPYKCQLSLLRSRFSHSFGASLVVDMEFNTVDGFQGREVDILILSTVRAGDSSPHSGKNSSGIGFVADARRMNVALTRAKLSLWVLGNSRTLHVNPDWGALLKDAKERNLVVSVKKPYDSMFKTTNLRNSNLQTTENNSKTPKHTDNRARHHAKRSGKKTFESEGKDTPTQCTKTNDIDSSQDNASVKEDAIPPVAGGINRPSKAAKGAVRMEHGRDFESKSGKSAEKKFNKCNTSRGKRKVDREKSSNFDNSERGKVDNHTLKRPKESPQHDTICINLESPAPLVEESSKEERNNSAAPSRCDTEKELIVKRKKQREAVDAILFSSLIPSKKSEMSMKLISDKKPHSLSNVRGSMKPPKGRKG